In the Candidatus Flexicrinis proximus genome, one interval contains:
- a CDS encoding lytic transglycosylase domain-containing protein, giving the protein MASRMMNPDLAPRMSGRPAAPKPKPSTKTKSAGTTVRTPSGAKRVSKAGSRTAAKPKTSAARTRRNPLPRVTRQAGQTVLVVPLPRIPVKQMRKTLRVIRRATFPRVRRLTLPRVGMRAGRNRLFGALAYSLMPSALGVLRAVPGGVGDLFRAGVIAPTFSPEVQRWAGEIGGWAEQYGLDPNLMATVMQIESCGHPTVSSPAGAQGLFQVMPFHFADGEAMLEPNTNALRGAGVLKECLRYSNGDVRGALACYNGGPSLITRPTDQWPAETQRYVVWGEGIYADAKANAESATLDAWLRAGGASLCAAARNTVK; this is encoded by the coding sequence ATGGCAAGCCGCATGATGAATCCGGATCTCGCGCCGCGTATGAGCGGGCGCCCGGCCGCACCGAAGCCTAAGCCCAGCACAAAGACAAAGTCCGCCGGAACGACAGTCCGAACGCCGTCAGGGGCCAAACGGGTAAGCAAAGCCGGCTCGCGGACGGCCGCCAAGCCGAAAACGAGCGCCGCGCGAACGCGCAGAAACCCCCTGCCCCGCGTCACCCGGCAGGCCGGACAGACGGTGCTGGTGGTGCCGCTGCCGCGCATCCCGGTCAAACAGATGCGAAAGACGCTGCGCGTTATCCGGCGCGCGACGTTTCCGCGTGTCCGCCGACTGACGCTGCCGCGGGTCGGGATGCGCGCTGGCCGCAACCGCCTTTTTGGCGCGCTGGCCTACTCGCTGATGCCGTCGGCCTTGGGCGTGCTGCGGGCGGTTCCCGGCGGGGTCGGCGATTTGTTCCGGGCCGGGGTGATCGCGCCGACTTTTTCGCCGGAGGTGCAGCGCTGGGCCGGAGAGATTGGGGGCTGGGCCGAGCAGTACGGCCTCGATCCGAATTTGATGGCAACGGTCATGCAGATCGAGTCGTGCGGGCATCCGACGGTGAGCAGCCCGGCCGGCGCGCAGGGGCTGTTTCAGGTCATGCCGTTCCACTTCGCAGACGGCGAGGCGATGCTTGAGCCGAATACGAACGCGCTTCGCGGCGCGGGGGTGCTCAAGGAGTGTCTGCGCTATTCGAACGGCGATGTGCGCGGGGCGCTGGCGTGCTATAACGGCGGGCCGTCACTGATCACGCGGCCGACCGACCAATGGCCGGCGGAAACACAGCGCTATGTGGTGTGGGGCGAGGGGATCTACGCGGATGCGAAGGCTAACGCCGAGAGCGCGACACTGGATGCCTGGCTGAGGGCGGGGGGCGCGAGTCTGTGTGCCGCCGCGCGGAATACTGTCAAGTAG
- a CDS encoding tetratricopeptide repeat protein: MLISRSSPRRPRRRSGCSPFTVLTGALAGLLVIALGWLAGLILPNPQPELVTLDTARRAFDSGDLDDAVEAAEKALAAAPGQPDAVLMLVRGLVYRSYVDWNNEIDRKRALEVATNALLRGGDHPDTLAAQAFALHAAGRYLEAFKAAEKALRANPNHVFARLVYGLAFAGVGSFDRGLIQVQQAAKSADYQVDSLRALAVIQSDTGRYRDAARTIDEAIALNWGLIPLHFERALYALQVGDDGTASTSYLRVLALDPENVKSTAAVMRTALDAARALIRRSGCAERSRRGRRTGRMAGTDLAANTFYKAIFRRRRTHCTAARHCSRCRASR; the protein is encoded by the coding sequence ATGCTCATTTCCCGTTCCTCGCCCCGCCGACCGCGCCGGCGTTCAGGGTGCTCGCCATTTACCGTCCTGACCGGAGCGCTCGCCGGACTGCTGGTGATCGCGCTCGGCTGGCTGGCCGGGCTGATCCTGCCAAACCCGCAGCCCGAACTGGTAACGCTCGACACCGCACGGAGGGCGTTCGACAGCGGCGACCTCGACGATGCAGTGGAGGCCGCGGAGAAGGCGCTTGCCGCCGCGCCGGGGCAACCCGACGCGGTGCTGATGCTGGTGCGCGGGCTGGTATATCGCAGCTATGTGGACTGGAACAACGAGATCGACCGGAAGCGGGCGCTGGAAGTTGCGACTAACGCGCTGCTGAGGGGCGGCGACCACCCTGACACGCTGGCAGCGCAAGCGTTTGCGCTGCATGCGGCGGGGCGGTATCTGGAGGCGTTCAAAGCCGCCGAAAAGGCGCTGCGCGCAAACCCGAACCATGTCTTCGCGCGACTCGTCTATGGGCTGGCCTTTGCGGGTGTGGGCAGTTTTGACCGTGGGCTGATCCAGGTTCAGCAGGCCGCGAAGTCCGCGGACTATCAGGTGGATTCGCTGCGCGCGCTGGCGGTTATCCAGTCCGATACCGGGCGGTATCGGGATGCCGCGCGAACGATCGACGAGGCAATCGCGCTCAACTGGGGGCTGATCCCGCTGCATTTCGAGCGGGCGCTGTACGCGCTGCAGGTGGGAGACGACGGCACGGCAAGCACATCGTACCTGCGCGTGCTGGCGCTCGATCCTGAGAACGTCAAAAGCACGGCTGCGGTTATGCGAACTGCACTCGACGCTGCGCGAGCACTGATCAGGCGATCAGGCTGTGCGGAGAGGTCACGACGCGGGCGCCGGACTGGGCGGATGGCTGGCACCGACTTGGCCGCGAATACTTTCTACAAGGCGATTTTCCGGCGGCGCAGAACGCACTGCACCGCTGCTCGACACTGCAGTCGATGCAGAGCGTCCCGCTGA
- a CDS encoding CoA pyrophosphatase: MITLADVRSALTLPDFDPTAAMLSMAPLGRSERRAEPPPKQAGVLALLTGDDGNLGVVLTRRADNLNGHSGQMSFPGGRREDDDANFEETALREASEELGIETGGVTLLGR; this comes from the coding sequence ATGATCACCCTCGCTGATGTGCGCTCCGCGCTGACCCTACCGGATTTCGACCCGACCGCCGCGATGTTAAGCATGGCTCCCCTCGGACGTTCAGAGCGCCGGGCGGAGCCGCCGCCAAAACAGGCCGGGGTGCTGGCGCTGCTGACCGGAGACGACGGCAACCTGGGGGTGGTCCTGACGCGGCGGGCGGACAACCTGAACGGGCACAGCGGCCAGATGAGCTTTCCGGGCGGGCGCCGCGAGGACGACGATGCTAATTTCGAGGAGACGGCGCTGCGGGAGGCGTCGGAGGAGTTAGGGATCGAAACCGGGGGCGTGACACTGCTGGGGCGCTGA